Proteins from a genomic interval of Polyodon spathula isolate WHYD16114869_AA chromosome 1, ASM1765450v1, whole genome shotgun sequence:
- the LOC121317767 gene encoding spindle and kinetochore-associated protein 1-like, whose amino-acid sequence MESSDLEGLTQHINDKISRVMKILHLRTLAKDPDKRNVLKKISQDLLSINNLLNQFEAQVNQQKEILKSLKELEKLFEEDLKQAKHLKENIPPHMSRKGPVQSSAAVLKTSQEPESNKDLELSKKPSKHKDCIREMLFLTTTEFENIPAYMKGRFTYDQINNVIQDINKAVVCKYKILKQSLKSMNNATRKLYQRFKDEECKETKGQYFIVDADIKEFTQMKVEKKFHVILNMLRHCQRLREVRGGGIIRYMLQ is encoded by the exons ATGGAATCTTCTGACCTAGAAGGTTTGACCCAGCACATCAATGACAAGATATCTCGTGTCATGAAGATCCTCCATTTAAGGACCTTGG CTAAGGACCCTGAtaagagaaatgtgctgaaaaagaTAAGTCAGGATCTTCTCTCTATAAACaaccttttaaaccagtttgaaGCACAGGTTAACCAGCAAAAGGAGATACTGAAATCGCTCAag GAGTTAGAGAAATTATTTGAGGAGGATTTGAAACAAGCAAAGCACCTCAAAGAGAATATTCCTCCCCACATGTCCAGGAAGGGGCCTGTTCAGAGCAg TGCTGCAGTGCTAAAAACAAGCCAAGAACCTGAAAGTAATAAGGATTTGGAGCTTTCAAAGAAACCCTCCAAACACAAAGATTGTATCCGAGAGATGCTGTTCCTCACAACTACAGAGTTTGAAAACATTCCAGC ATACATGAAAGGGCGGTTTACCTACGACCAGATCAACAATGTTATTCAAGACATTAACAAAGCAGTGGTGTGCAAGTATAAGATTTTGAAGCAATCTCTCAAATCCATGAACAATGCAACACGAAAACTTTACCAGCGATTCAAGGATGAAGAGTGCAAAGAAACCAAAG GTCAATATTTTATTGTGGATGCTGATATTAAGGAGTTTACCCAAATGAAGGTGGAAAAGAAGTTCCATGTGATTCTGAACATGCTGCGGCACTGCCAGAGACTTCGAGAGGTCAGGGGGGGAGGGATCATCCGCTACATGCTGCAGTGA